The window CGATACGGTCAAGATCGATCGCCTCATTAACCTGGTCGGGGAGTTGGTCATTACTCAGTCCATGTTGAGCGATCTGGGGTCTCGTTTTGAAATGAGTCAGCTTCCGGTCCTGCTCGAACGCGTCGCACAATTAGAACGCAATACGCGTGAAATCCAAGAGCGCGTCATGGGGATTCGCATGGTCCCGATCGGGAATGCCTTTAGCCGGTTCCCCCGCCTGGTGCGCGACTTGTCCGGCAAAGCCGGAAAGAAAATTCAACTGATCCTGTCCGGCGAAGAAACCGAACTCGACAAAACCGTGATCGAATCGATCGGCGATCCGTTGACCCATCTGGTGCGGAATTCGGCAGATCATGGGCTGGAACCGCCGGATGAACGCGTGGCCGCGGGAAAGCCGGAACAAGGCATCATCCGCCTCAACGCGTTTCATGAAGGCGGCAGCATCTGCATCACCGTCGAGGACGACGGCCGCGGCCTGAATCGGGACAAGATCCTGGCGAAGGGCGTTAAACAGGGATTGATCGCCGAATCCGACAAACTGTCGGACGAGCAAATCTGGATGCTTATTTTCAAACCCGGGTTCTCCACCGCTGAAAAAGTCACGGATGTGTCCGGCCGCGGTGTCGGCATGGATGTCGTGAAACGCAACATCGAAGGCTTAGGCGGCACGGTCAGCATCAAAACCGTCACCGGCAAGGGCACCACGTTCACACTCAAACTTCCGCTCACGCTCGCGATCATTGAGGGGATGACCGTCCGGGTCGGTCAGGACACGTACATCGTGCCGCTCCTCTCGATCCTGGAGTCGATTCAGCCGAAGCGCGAGATGCTCAAAAGCATCGTCGGCAAAGGAGAGTTGGTCAATGTTCGCGGCACTTATCTTCCACTCATGCGTCTGTACGACGTGTTTCAGTTGGAGCCGGAACTCTCGGATCCTACGAAGGCCATTCTGTTGATTCTAGAAACCGAAGGCGAGCGCGTCGCGGTCATGGTCGATGAAATCCTCGGGCAACAGCAGGTCGTGATCAAGAGTATGGAGCAGAACTTCAGGAAAATCGAAGGGGTGGCCGGAGCCACCATTCTCGGCGACGGCACGGTCGGGTTTATTCTGGATGTGCGCGGATTGCTCAATATCGCGCGGCAAGGAACCGCGAAGGCGGCTTAGAGACGGCCTCAGAGACAGGATCGACGGGTTGGATACCACGAACAGGGCGAGGAGGATACGATGGCGACTCAGGAGTTGGCGGGCAAAGATTCGAATCAGCAGATGGGAATTAC is drawn from Nitrospira sp. ND1 and contains these coding sequences:
- a CDS encoding chemotaxis protein CheA, encoding MSTDLSHFKDAFFEESQEHLTTIEEGLLQLEQRPGDIDLLNRIFRGAHSIKGNSGMFGFTAVSQFTHKMESVLDQLRSSQMVVTVAITDLLLQSLDCLKTLIDCARTGAAPDETHVAALGARLEACQGGAASGQQPPVSATARQAPGMHRYSITWVPPQYLFQRGLDPAQFLKELAGLGTVTHVTLDAGRLPALAELNPELCYLGWTLDLETAKDLKVIEAVFDFVREDSTLTIVDNPVDTHATAALSEGAKPLGEILVETGVVSQTQLNEALSQQKKVGEILVEQKVATPEQISEALKKQSEGAVPAKKTETPSIRVDTVKIDRLINLVGELVITQSMLSDLGSRFEMSQLPVLLERVAQLERNTREIQERVMGIRMVPIGNAFSRFPRLVRDLSGKAGKKIQLILSGEETELDKTVIESIGDPLTHLVRNSADHGLEPPDERVAAGKPEQGIIRLNAFHEGGSICITVEDDGRGLNRDKILAKGVKQGLIAESDKLSDEQIWMLIFKPGFSTAEKVTDVSGRGVGMDVVKRNIEGLGGTVSIKTVTGKGTTFTLKLPLTLAIIEGMTVRVGQDTYIVPLLSILESIQPKREMLKSIVGKGELVNVRGTYLPLMRLYDVFQLEPELSDPTKAILLILETEGERVAVMVDEILGQQQVVIKSMEQNFRKIEGVAGATILGDGTVGFILDVRGLLNIARQGTAKAA